One segment of Desulfosudis oleivorans Hxd3 DNA contains the following:
- the atpE gene encoding ATP synthase F0 subunit C, with product MAIEGTDIIQAAAFLGAGLAMGLGAIGPGVGEGMAAAKACEAIGKNPAEAGLLTRTMLVGQAVSESTGIYSLVVALLLLFVV from the coding sequence ATGGCAATCGAAGGTACAGACATCATTCAGGCGGCGGCGTTTCTGGGTGCGGGGCTGGCCATGGGCCTGGGCGCCATCGGACCGGGCGTGGGTGAAGGCATGGCCGCGGCCAAGGCGTGTGAAGCCATCGGCAAAAACCCGGCCGAGGCCGGCCTGCTGACCCGGACCATGCTGGTGGGCCAGGCGGTTTCCGAATCAACGGGTATCTACTCGCTGGTGGTGGCCCTGCTGCTGCTGTTTGTCGTGTAG
- a CDS encoding F0F1 ATP synthase subunit B family protein has translation MELIYIPGMITINETMVVVLVSFLILVFVLNRIMFRPLLDTMQQRDDRMDQLDREIDASRQEAEALNRDLREREDAARKDGFDRKKELESLAGGQAAEMMEASRQEISRMKEKVEQEVALQLEEAQKRVQKEAEDLAAGIMEHILDRSVTAS, from the coding sequence ATGGAACTCATCTATATACCCGGCATGATCACCATTAACGAAACCATGGTGGTGGTTCTGGTTTCGTTTCTGATCCTGGTGTTTGTGCTCAACCGGATCATGTTCCGTCCCCTGCTGGATACCATGCAGCAGCGGGATGACCGGATGGACCAGCTGGACAGGGAGATTGACGCCAGCCGGCAGGAGGCCGAGGCGTTGAACCGGGACCTGCGTGAGCGCGAGGATGCGGCCCGAAAGGACGGCTTTGACCGGAAAAAAGAGCTGGAGTCCCTGGCCGGCGGACAGGCGGCCGAGATGATGGAGGCCTCCCGCCAGGAAATCTCCCGAATGAAGGAGAAGGTCGAGCAGGAGGTGGCGCTTCAACTGGAGGAGGCGCAGAAGCGTGTTCAAAAAGAGGCGGAAGATCTGGCGGCCGGGATCATGGAGCATATCCTGGACAGGAGCGTGACGGCATCGTGA
- the atpB gene encoding F0F1 ATP synthase subunit A, whose product MDELGYIHQLIVPFFGHELTFNIKVIAMVWIVMAILIVFALFTTRNRGLVPGRMQIVGELLVTQLYALTEDALDEKLGRKLAPMICALFMFLVMSNYMGVIPFMEEPTKDLNVPLSLGIMGFVIAHFFGIKQKGLRAYVKGYMEPFFILLPLNLIGELAKVISISFRLFGNIMGGSIIILVVSHLVYSLILPPFLCFFFGLFVGTIQAFVFTMLTIVYVSVQIK is encoded by the coding sequence ATGGATGAACTCGGATACATACATCAGCTGATCGTGCCCTTTTTCGGTCATGAATTGACGTTCAACATCAAGGTCATTGCCATGGTCTGGATCGTGATGGCCATTCTGATCGTTTTCGCCCTGTTTACCACCCGCAACCGGGGCCTGGTACCGGGCAGAATGCAGATCGTCGGCGAATTGCTGGTGACCCAGCTTTATGCCCTGACCGAGGATGCCCTGGACGAGAAGCTGGGCAGAAAACTGGCGCCCATGATCTGCGCCCTGTTCATGTTCCTGGTGATGAGCAACTACATGGGGGTGATCCCCTTTATGGAAGAGCCCACCAAGGACCTGAATGTGCCGCTGAGCCTGGGCATCATGGGGTTTGTGATCGCCCACTTTTTCGGCATAAAACAAAAGGGGCTTCGGGCATATGTCAAAGGATACATGGAACCCTTTTTTATTCTGCTGCCGTTGAATCTCATCGGCGAGCTGGCCAAGGTCATCTCCATCTCCTTTCGTCTGTTCGGCAATATCATGGGCGGATCGATCATTATCCTGGTGGTGAGCCACCTGGTGTACAGCCTGATTCTTCCCCCGTTTCTCTGTTTCTTTTTCGGGCTGTTCGTGGGCACCATTCAGGCCTTTGTATTTACCATGCTGACCATTGTGTATGTGTCGGTACAGATTAAATAA